The genome window TTCCCCGGCAAGCCTTCGATGTTTTTCACGCTACTTACTACGATCCGTATTTTTTGCCTTTGCTTGGCTCGCGTCCCTCGGTGGTGACGATGCACGACCTGATTCATGAACGATTTGGCAGCCGCTTCAACCACCTGGCCAATGATCAGATTGTAGTCAAATGGCGCCAGCAGCTTATTAGCCGGGTTTCCCGGTTTATCGCCGTTTCGGAAAGCACCCGGAATGATCTGATGGAGTATCTCAATATTCCCGCCGAACGCATTCAGGTCATCCATCATGGTGCTCCTCAAATTGGGCAATTCGCCATAAAGCCACGCCCAGTCGTTGGTCCGCAGGCCAAGGATTATCTGTTATTTGTTGGAAATCGGTTCTCCTATAAAAATTTTAAGCCGTTTTTGCAGGCAGTAGCGCCTTTACTGAGTCGCCATTGCCTGCACTTGATTTGCGCTGGTGGAGGCGCCTTTTCCAGGGAAGAAATCAGGATGCTGGCAGATTTGCGGTTGACCGAACGGGTTTCTCAGGTTCCAATTAATGATTTGGTACTAAGCAGTTTATACCGCTACGCCCGTGCTTTTGTTTTTCCGTCTTTGTACGAAGGGTTTGGGTTGCCCATTCTGGAGGCTTTTGGCTGCGAGTGTCCGTGTGCTGTCAGCGAAACCAGTTCCTTGCCGGAAGTAGCTGGCTCGGCGGCGGTTTATTTTAATCCCGAAGATCAGGAATCAATGACGCATTCGGTCGAAAGGCTGGTGCTGGACGATTCGCTGCGTAACGAGTTGGTGGCGAAAGGAAATCAGCAGCTTCTGCGTTTTTCCTGGAAAGAAACCGCGCAGAAAACTACTGATTTGTACCGATCTTTGTCTTAAGCCTCTGCGTATGACTCCCAAAATTTCGATTATAACCGTTACCTATAATGCCCGCGCTACGCTCGAAGCCACGCTAAAAAGTGTCTTTGACCAGCCATTTACGGATTATGAATACATCCTTATCGATGGAAAAAGTACGGATGGGACACTAGAATTGATTCAACAGTACGCGGATCGGTTTTCATACTGGGTTAGTGAACCAGATAAGGGCATTTATGAGGCGATGAACAAAGGAATCGACCACGCTCGCGGCGAATGGCTTTATTTTCTGGGTGCCGACGATCAGTTGCTTCCGGGCGTATTGGCCGAGGTAGCACCTGCGTTGGCCGAGTCACCGGATGTGCTGTATGGGGATGTTAAATTTACGGACCATTCGTACTACCACTCAAAATTTAGCTGGAAAACAGCCTTGAATAATACGGTGCATCACCAGGGGACGTTTTATAAACAGACACTTTTCCGTCAATTTCGCTACGATACGGCTCTGAAGATCATGTCTGATTACGAATTGAATTTAATGATCTATCGGAATCCACAGTTCGTTCGGAAGCGGTTTGAGCAGGCAGTGGCTTTGTGCGCGCCCAATGGTGCCAGTGCTGACCCCACTCTGTCTTTGAAAGAATTGAATCAACTACGGTCACGGCACTTTCCGGTTGGTATTCGTCATTTGTTAGCAGGTCTAACCACCGTGAAATATTTTTTGCATTATGACCTATTACGAAAAATACAGCGCTAGTCTGCTCTTCATAACGCTTATTATCGTAGCGGGCGGATTGATTTTTGCGTTTCGTCGGAAGATTAGTTCATTGATCGATCCGTTGTTATTGAACATGATCTGGTGCGCCAGTTGCGTGTCTATTTTGGTGGGGTATGCCGCCAAATACGGCATTAATGGGACATGGAGTTTGTTTATGGGGACCTTTATTGTTTATGTCCCATTTTTGTATGCTTTTCTAAAACCGCCTCAAGCCCCCAAAGAGCAGCCCAAAATCAGCGAATCAGAAGATCGGCTAACGCTGAAGTTGTACCTGGTCAGTTTGGTGTTAGCCTTGTATAGCTCCTGGGATTTTATCCTGTACGCGCTCCGAAGCAGCCCTGTAGAGTGGGTTTTGTACCGATTTGTTCAATTAGGTGCGCGTAATCCGTTGCAATTCATCGCTAAATTAGGCGCTTATCCTTTTTTCTACTTTTTTTCCTTTTGGCTCATTCAACAGCAACACGCCAAAAAGAATCTCATCAGGTTGATTCTGTTCTTTGTCTTGTTTCTGGACTTGCTGACGGCGGGGCGTTCGCAGTTGATCAACGTCATAACGGCTTACGGCTTGTTTTTGTACAAATCCCCGCCGGTTGCAAAACCGCAGTACCTACGGAAAATCAACATCTACGGCGCGTTGGGAATTTTTATCAGTATGGTCTGGGCAGTGTTGATTGCGTCGCTCTATAATACAGGAATGACTCTGGAAGACGGATTATTGGCGATGGTCAACCGCATTGTGGCCGCCGGAGATGGCCTAGAAATGTACCTGGTCAACCAGGCGGATCGCTACATAAACACGGGGATTGTTGAATACACCAAATCAGCTTTCGGAATTTTTATCAGTAATATCTTTAAAATACCAACCAAAAGTCTGGGCTGGCAGCTGTTTGAGCTGGAATCAGGTCTGGACTCGGCCATTTCGCTGGGACCAAATTTTATTCTGCCTTTGCAGGTGGTTATGTTTGGGGGGCTGTTTTTAATTCCATACACCATATTTATGGCTTATCTGACTGCTAAACTGCGTGGTTTTTCGTTCAGCGGAATTGCCGGAAAAGGGCTTAGCTACGGTCTGGCTTATTACTGCTTCATCCCGAGCCTGGACATGGAATTTGGCACGATGACTTACATCAGTCTTCTCTTTGTGTATTTCGTTTTTTTATTTCCGCTAGCCAAGTTTCGCCTGAAACTTCCCCGAATTCGGTTGCGCTGGAGTTAACTACTTGTTTTCAATCAGTGACGTTCTGATTACTGCCGGAATCATCGTTCCAAACACGTCCATGTCTTCCCGATACTCAAGCAAAACCCGGCTAACTTCCAGGTTGAAAGGAGGCTGCTCGATATAAAGGCCTGAATTTTTATACAGCCGAACATTGGGTCCCTGTTGTTTATCCAAATTGGGGATTGCTTTTTCGCCCACGGTCACGTGCTCCGTAATGATTACGTAGCGGTACGGCTTTAATTTTTTCAGAATGGTAAGTACCTGCTCATTAGTCAGGTGTTGCAAAACCTGCCGGATGCTCACGGCTTCTGCCGGAGGAAGCGTGTCCGTGATGGCATTCAGGTGCCTAAAGCGGGTATGATCATTGGCATAATGCTGGTTGTGATGATCAACCAATTCCTGCACAACATCCCCGCCGGTATAATCGATGGACACTTGATTCACCACCTCCCGCATCACCCGGAAATCGCCGCAGCCGATGTCCAGTAACGATTGCACCTTGTTCTGCCGAAGGAAGTCGGTCAAAACATTTATGTACTGATGCACGTTTGGATTTGTGGTTCCTGGTCCAGAATTAAACTCACCATTTTCGCCGCCCCAGTAGTTTTCCTTATAAATAAGCGTAAAAACTTCCTGCGTATTAAGGTTACGAAAGCGGGCCATGTTCTTATAATAGCGCAGCCGGTCCCGGAGATTATCGAAAAATGACATGAAGAGCTTGGAGGATATTACCGGTAACAAAAATACAGTTTTATTGGCGCCAGATTCAGGTACAAATGAATAAAACTGGTAATCAGCTTAGTTAAATGCGCGAATGCAGGGACCCGCAGCTTATCTGCCGACGATCAGTACATGTTATAAAGTTGCAAGCTATTTCGTAATATTGTTGCTTCGTACGACCGGAATTTGTGTAGCCATCGGTTTGACCACGTACTACAATTTATACTGCTGCACAGGTCCATACGAATACGTCCTCGCATAAAAAGGCGTGCCTAGATTTACCCGGAATAATGTCGCTGTCAAAAAATATAGTTGTATCATTTTTATACAAAGGGATTAACATAGCTACTCAGTTTCTACTGGTTAGAATAACATTATCTTACATAAGTACCACAGAATACGGTGTTTGGCTGACACTTAGCTCGTTCCTGACCTGGTTTGCCATTTTTGATTTCGGCTTTACCAATGGACTTCGTAATAAAGTCACGCTGGCCTACGCGGACGGAAAACTGGAAAAAGCGCAACCGTATATCAGCACATCCTACGCTTTTTTGTTTCTAGTTATCAGCGTAATGCTGCTCTTATTTGGCATTTCAACGGTTTTTGTCAACTGGCAGCAACTCTTCAACGCACCGAATGAACTGGCGGCCACACTGCCTTTGATACTGATTATTGCCTTTGCGCTGTTTTGCCTGCGTCTGCTCCTGAATCTAATTTCTGCGATACTACTCGCGGTTCATCAGGCTGGTCAGGTAGAACTTATTAATACGGCTATTCAGGTGGCTACGCTGGTCGGTTTGATGCTTTGGGCCAATACGTCGGACGTTGCTTTGTTTGAGGTTGCGGTGGTTTATAGCCTCATGCCCGTAGTCGTGCTTTTTCTGGCGTCACTGATTTTTTTTGGTAACGCTTACAAAGCCATCCGGCCTACAATTAGCAGCATACAATGGTCGCTTTTTGGGGAGTTAGGCGTGGTAGGAGGGAAGTTTTTTGGGTTACAACTGGTTAGTCTGGTCTTGTTTTCATCGCAGAATTTTATCATTTCTCATCTTTTCAATCCGGCTGAAGTTACCCCATTTAACCTCGTTTACCGGTATTTCAGTGTCATTCCCATTGTGTTTAATGTGTTGCTGGTACCCCACTGGTCTGCCATCACCGAAGCTTACTACAAGCATAATTTTGAGTGGCTGCAACAAACGTTGAAGCGGCTGTTGTTTTTCTGGAGTCTTTTTGCGCTGCTTTCGTTGAGTATGTTTTTGATTGCGCCCTGGGTATACGATCTTTGGCTTGGCCCCGGTCACGTACCGATCCCGTCTGTTTTGACCATCGTGTTGAGCATTAGCACAATTGTTACTGCCTGGGGGAATCTGTTTTCGTTATTGTTAAATGCAATGGGTGCCATTACGATTTCGCTGATAACCGCCTTTGTGATTGTCTTTATAAGCGTTCCGCTGGCCAGCTATCTATCGACGTTCCCCCAGCTAGGGGTTTCTGGAGTTCCCCTGGGTTTCACGATTTGCTTATTGCCGGGGGCCATTCTTCAGCCTTACCAATGTTATAAATTGCTTGCACGACGTGCGGCAGGTATCTGGACTAAATAAGTAATTAACCACACAAGTCAATGGCAATCAGAAACATTCCTGTTTACCAGCCCTCTCTGACGGGAAATGAAAAAAAGTATGTGATCGACTGCTTGGATTCAACCTGGATCTCATCAAAGGGGAAATACATCAACGAATTTGAACATAAATTTGCTAACTACCTGGGGGCTCATAACGCCGTTACAGTATCCAACGGTACGGTAGCGTTGCATTTAGCGATGGTCGCTCTGGGAATTGGCCCCGAAGATGAAGTAATCGTTCCTACACTGACTTACATTGCTTCCGTCAATGCCATTGTATACGAAGGCGCAACGCCCGTCTTTGTTGACTCCGAAGCCGATAGCTGGCAAATGGACCCGGAGGATGTTATTCGTAAAATAACACCAAAGACCAAAGCCATTTTGTGCGTTCACCTTTACGGACATCCCTGCGATATGGATCGGTTAACGGCCATTGCCAATGAGCACGGTCTTTTTCTGATCGAGGATTGTGCCGAAGCTATTGGTACGCAATACAAAGGGCGTTTGGTTGGTTCGTTTGGTGATATTGCTACGTTTAGTTTTTATGGCAACAAAACCATCACAACCGGAGAAGGTGGGATGGTCGTCACGAATAACGAAACCCTTCACGATCGTTGCCTGCATTTTCGCGGACAGGGATTGGCTAAATACCGGCAATATTGGCATGATGTCATTGGGTATAACTACCGGATGACCAACATCTGCGCGGCCATTGGCTTGGCTCAATTGGAGCAACTGGATCATTTTTTAAGCCAGAAACAGCAAATCGCTGCCTGGTATGCCGAGGGGCTGGAAGGAACCAGTTACGAAACCCACCGGGCCATTGGCGACGTAGTGCATTCCTACTGGATGTGCTCGATTCTGGTCAAGCGTTCCGAGGATCGGGATGGACTCCGCGACCATCTCCAGGAGCATGGCATTGAAACACGCCCTTTGTTTTATCCGGTTCATACGATGCCCATGTATTCGCATAAATACGCTCGGCATAAAACGGCGGAAGATCTGGGATGGCGCGGCATGAACGTTCCAAGTTATCCGGGTTTGAGCCGGGAAGAGGTGCAGTATATTACCGATACCATTAAGTCATACCCGATCCAATGATTTTTGAGGTCATACAAGCGGGTAACCTTCACCTGGTTCGCGATTTTATGGATCGGTTGGGGGAGGATGGCCAACGTTCCTTTCGTTATTTTCAAAAGCGGCCTGTCGAAGTCGTGCTGACGCATTTGCTCTGTGCTGTAGGCACCCGCGAGGGCCAGCCCGTGGCTTATGGGCATCTTGACAAAGAAGGCGAAACCACGTGGTTAGGCATTGCCGTGGCGGCTGACGCGCGGGGCCAGCGGCTAGGCCAGCAGATGATAACTTATCTGCTGGAGGAAGCGCGGCGACTGGAACAGAAAACCATTTTTCTGACGGTTGACCGGGACAATCAGGCGGCTATTGCTTTGTATGAAAAAATAGGTTTTGTCCAGATTGGACAGGCTGAAAGCTATTTTAAGTATCAGTTTACGCTCGTATGAATATTTTATACGTCATTCCTGATCTGGCGCAGAGCGGGGGCGGAATTCGGCAATATGCTTGCGCACTGCTCCGTATTTTGGCTCAGGATACGGCAAACCGCTATTTTGTGCTGCACAATGAAAATGACGAATTAGTGCTCTCGACCATTCAGGCCAGTTCAAACCTGGAACTGATTCCCGTTCCTATCGGGCGGGAGCGGTCTTACGAAAAACTGATTACCAAGGCAGCCAAGGCGGTTAATATGTTGCTAAAGTCCCGGGCGGTTCCTGTCTGGACATATCTCGAGCGCCTGCGCAGTCGCTACGGGATTCAGGTCATGTATTGCCCGTACCCCTATATATTCCATACCAAAGTACAGACGGTAGTTACCCTGCACGATGTTCAGGAACTGCATTTTCCCGCTTTTTTCCCGCCTGCTGTTCGGGCGGAGCGGGCCGTGTACTACATGAATGTTACCGAGCTATCGACCCAACTGGTTGTTAGCTACCAGCACGTAAAAAAAGACCTGATTGAATGTTTTGGCCGCACGCCCGACAATGTGCAGGTTTGCTTACTGGACATGCAAAATCTGTGGTTCGAAAAGTTTTTAACCCAAAAAGCGGACCCCTCGCCTAAGTCGGACTTACCTACTCTGCCAGAGAAATTTGTTTTTTATCCCGCCGCCACCTGGATGCACAAAAACCACATAGGTCTGTTGGAAAGTGTGGCGTACTTGCGCGATCAGTACAATATTCGCATTTCGTTGGTATCAACGGGGCATCAAACCGAGCATTTCGGCCAGATTCAGCAACGCATTCGGGAGCTGAATCTGGAAAACCAGGTTTTTTTCCTGGGAATCGTGAGCGATGCGGCCTTATTCGAACTCTATCAGAAGACGCACGCCGTTGTTGTGCCGACGCTTTATGAAGCGGGGAGTTTTCCGTTGATGGAAAGCATGCTGATGACCATTCCGGTTGTTTGCTCCAATGTTACGTCACTGCCTGAAACGATAGGGGATAGCCGTTTTGTTTTTGATCCTAAAAATAAAGTGGATATGGCCGAAAAGCTGTTGCTGATTTTTCAGAATGAAGAATACCGGGAACAGAACCGGGCAAATAGCAGAAAGCAGGCCCATTACCTGAAGAATACAGGATCTTTACAAATCCTGCAAAAAATGTATCAACGCCTGGCGCAGAACCTACCAGTTGCCAAAAATTAAGCTAGCTTATCAAACGTCGATCTAGCCTCTTCCAAGGAATTGGTTAACAGTTACTTTTGTTTTTCGGATTATGCGTAACAAATAACCACTCATGGGGGAGAAGACGCCATGCCGTACTTTCGCTTCGTAGGTCTCGTCGATGGCCCCGAAGAGCTGCACGCTGCTAACCCCACCCATGCGCATGCGAACCGTTGGTTTGTCCACGAAAGAAGCAATTAGCCGATCTTTGGGGCGAAGCAATAACTCGTAATCACCGCATATTTTGTATTTCGGATCAAAAACTCCGTAGGTGTCGAACAGGCGGCGGGAATGGAAACAGCCCACGTGCCACGTTATCATGTCAATTCTAAATCGCTTCCAGGTCCAGCGTTCTCCCACGGTTCGGATGGGCGATAAATCGTCGTTAACGAGTTCGATTCGGGATGAGACAAATTCCAGATCCTGACGCGCGTGCTGATCAATGTGGTCAATGTAACTTTGTAACGCATGGGGGTACAACAGATCATCCGCTCCAACAAAAAGCAGCCAGTCTCCTTTGGCAGCAGCCAGGCCTTTATTCCAGGCGTCGTAAATTCCCTTGTCCCGTTCGCTGATCCAATATGAAAGGTGTTGCTGGTTTTTTTTGATTGTGTCTACTGTGCCATCCGTTGAACCACCGTCAATGATAATAAATTCGAAATTCTTATACGTTTGATTTAGAACACTTTGAATACAGGCATCGAGGTATTGATTGGCGTTGTAAACCGCCGTGATAATACTAACGCGGGGAGGAGATGACGTACCAGCGGGAAGCATTTGTTCTAAGCCTGGGTAGTGGTTCATGTAGTGGAAGAACTCTCTTAACTGAAGAAAGTTATCAGATTGATTAATTCATGGTGGCTGTCTGTTGACATGCCGTCAAAACGCTTCCAACTGGCCAGTTCTTGTATTGAAAACAGGTAGGCCTTTAATTTCTGCCAGCCGCTGTTCCAGCGAAGCAAAACTTAATTCATTGTTCGCGTTTCTGGCTTCTCTAAAACGGGCTTGGGTAAATAATTCCTGCGGCGAAACTTCCTTTAGATGACCTAACAAATCTTTTCGGACGAAGAACGCGTTGTTGCCGGCTTTGTTGCAAGCGACCAACGCATAGCCTTTTTCGGTGGCCAGATCGCAAACGGCGCCGAACGAAGCACCAAAGTACAGGTTGGAATAATGGGCATTTGAGCGGACAAAATCCGCCTGGTAAGGAATTGTAATGGCGCGTTCCGGCCCAAACAAGCTGTTGTACTCAATGATGACAATGGCGGGTTGCACCACATTGATTGCTTTCCAGACCCAGTAATCATTGCCATCAATATCAATGCTTAACAGGCCTATTTCGCCCGAAAAGCCGTTTTCTTTAAGGAGCGTGTTGATGTTATCCATTTTAATGAAGCTGCTGACGGCGGTTAAATCATACTTCCAGAAGTTAGGATCTTTCCGGACATGATCAATGTTGGAGGAGGAACCGTCTATAACCAGACCCCGCCAGTTATCATGCATTAACAAGAATTTAGTGTTAGCTTCTTCGTAGGTTTCTACGCCAAATTCAACAAATGCCTGATCAGAGATGCCTATCGATTGAATGAGGTATTGAATAATTCCATCTTCGCCGAATTGCGAAAAAACCCTAAACTCCGCATCCCGTATGGGTTTAGTAAGATCAACTTGCTTCGCTAATCCTGTACCAATCAACAACCGCAACTCTTTATTGCTTTCGCGTAGATAGCGAACGTTCAATATAACCTCTCTGATCTTATCTAAAATTTTCATCCCTTGACTCTAAAATTGAGCTGTTCCTTTAGTCCAAAAATATGGGAGCAGAAACAAAATTTACCAAGTAGAAAAGCGCTGAAGCCTAGTTGGGAGAATCGTTTTATAAGCAGAGCACTCTCGGATACAAATCTATGCAGAAAAGAGATAGCCGCCTGATAAAATCAGTTTATGGCTTTTTTACTTCAGCGAATTTAGGGCGAAATACCTGCAAGATACAATTTTTAGGCCTTAAAACTCCTTGGCTCTCTTGCTGGAAACTAAGGGAACTATATGGGAATTGTACAAGAGAAATGGGATAAGAAAGTGTTTTTCTTACTATTGGTGTTATTTTTGCCTGGAACCAGCGTAAAAGTTCAATCGACCGTACCAATAGTAGTTGTCTGAAAATAGTTATCAATGCTTTTTAACTCGCTTCATTTTGTTCTATTTTTTATCGTTGTTACAAGCGCTTATCACCTCTTGCCACATCGCTACCGTTGGCAATTATTATTAGCGGGGAGCTGTTACTTTTACATGGCCTTTGTGCCTGTTTATATCCTGATTCTGGGATTTACCATTGTCATTGATTACTTCGCCGGACTCTATATTGAAAAAACCCGCGGACAGACTCGAAGGTTGTTTCTAATCATTAGTCTGATCTCGAATATTGGCGTACTAGCCATCTTCAAGTATTATAATTTTCTCAACGATAATCTAAACCTAATGCTGGCCAATGTTGGCTACCCAGCACTTTTGCCCCCTTTAACCATTTTGCTGCCCATCGGTCTGTCGTTCCATACCTTTCAGGCGATGAGTTACATCATTGAGGTATATCGGGGTAATCAAAAAGCGGAACGGCATTTTGGTATTTATTCTCTGTACGTGATGTTTTATCCGCAACTGGTTGCCGGCCCCATCGAACGTCCGCAGAACATTTTGCACCAGTTTTACGAAAAACACGAATTTGATGCTCGTCAAGTCGTTGAAGGTCTAAAACAGATTGCCTGGGGGCTGTTTAAAAAAGTAGTTATCGCGGATCGGCTGGCGGTGATTGTCAACTATGTGTACAACGATCCAACTCAATTTCAGGGTTTTCCACTCATTATTGCAACGGTTTTATTTGCCTTTCAAATTTATTGCGATTTCTCGGGCTACTCAGATATTGCGCTCGGAACGGCCCGGACCATTGGCTTTCGGCTGATGAAGAACTTTGACCGTCCTTACCTGTCAACCTCCGTATCAGAATTCTGGAAACGGTGGCACATTTCGCTCTCGACCTGGTTCCGCGATTACCTCTATATTCCGCTGGGGGGGAATCGGGTTGCCGTGCCCCGTTGGTATCTGAATTTGTTCATTACGTTTCTGGTAAGCGGGCTTTGGCACGGAGCCAGTTGGACGTATGTGATCTGGGGGAGCCTAAACGGTTTGTACCTGATTATTGAGAGCATGACCAAAAATACCCGGCACCGACTCAGCCAGCGGCTGGGTTTGCAACACTGGCCTTCGGTACAGCACTTCCTGAATCTAACAACCACTTTTGGCCTGATTTGCTTTGCCTGGATTTTCTTCCGGGCGCAAACCGTTGGCGATGCTTTTTATGTGGTAACCCATCTATTTTCCGACCTGCGGAACAGCCTGAGCGAGGTGATAGCAACTAACCTGGGTTCCGACAAATACAACCTGTTTATCGGTGGGCTGGCGCTCGTCATCTTGTTACTTGTAGAAACGCTTCAGGGACGTATTTCTCTCCGCCACTGGATAGGCCAACAGCCAACGCCTGTGCGAATGACGCTTTATTATGCCCTGATTATGTTCATTATTCTGTTTGGCGTATTTGACGCCCGGCAGCAATTCATTTACTTCCAGTTTTGAGCATGTTGTTACCGTCAATGATTCGGAAGCTTCTTATTCTGTTGACTTTGTGTAGTCTGGGTGGTTACGGATTGATTCGAATTTTATCGCCTTATGTTCGCAATGAAAACGTGTTTGTGGCGGCCTCGCTCGACAAGGAAAATCGACTGAAGAACACGCCAGCACCCCGCCTGGTTTTTGTTGGAGGCTCTAATCTGGCCTTGGGAATCGATAGCCGCCGGGTTGCCGCCGCAACGGGCTATACCGTCACCAACATGGGCATTCACGCGGGCCTGGGCCTGCCTTTTATGTTGAATGAAGCCCTGCATGGGACACAAAAAGGCGATTTGGTGGTTTTGTCTATTGAGTACTTTCTTGATGAAGGGGACAATAAATTACTGGCACAATTGATTGATGTGAACCCTCGGGCTAAGCAATACCTATCGCTTTCGTGGCTCAATGAGATCCGGTTACTAGGGCAGAACTTACAGCGGTGTATGAGTGGTTTGTTTTATAAATTGCTGCGTGGTGATGCAACTGACCCGATCTACAACCGAAGTGGCTTTACCGTTGAAGGCGATCTAAAAGAGCATTTTGGCAAACCCAAACCCCGGCGGATTGGTGATGATGTGACTTTTCTGGAAATGGATTATTCAGAAAATATTCAGCGAATCAATGCATTTGTGAAAGCCGCTAAAGCCAGAGAAGCCGTTGTTGTGTTCACCTTTCCCGTATTTCCAGCATCTGCTTACAAGCGTAATCAGAAAGCTATTCAGCACCTGGCCAAACAATACCAAAACAAACTGGATTGTCCGATTATTAATACGCCAGCGACCTTTGTCTTGCCAGATCAGTACTTTTTTGATACCGTTTATCACCTGGACAGCCTAGGCGTTCAAGAGCGCACTACCCGGATGATTGATTTGCTGAAACTAAGGCAAAACATATTGGTTGGGAGCAATCAATAGCTAGCCTTTATAAAATGCCTACCTTTGTCTTCTTTGCAAGAAGCTATTTATGATTAGTGTCTGCATGGCCACTTATAACGGCGAACGTTTTGTCCGGCGGCAATTGGAGTCGATTCTACCGCAGCTTGGACCGGCGGATGAGGTTATTGTGTCGGATGATGGATCGACCGACCAGACGTTGATGATCGTCGAATCGTTGCGGGATGCGCGCATCCGTATTTTGCACAATTCCGGGCGTCACGGACCCGTCGGGAACTTTGAAAATGCCCTGCGGCAAGCCAAAGGAGACCATATTTTTCTGTCCGATCAGGACGATGTCTGGCTGCCCAATAAAGTAATGCTTATTCGCCCGCTGCTGGATCAGTACGATCTGGTGCTTACGGACTGCGAGGTGGCCGACGACCAGAACAAGACGCTAATGCCTTCGTTTTTTGCGCACCGGGGGAGTCGGGCTGGCCTGCTCAGAAACCTTTACAAGAACTCTTACGTTGGTTGTTGTATGGCTTTTCGGCGGTCGCTGCTCAAAAAAGCACTTCCCTTTCCGAGCCAAATTTACATGCATGACTGGTGGCTGGGTCTGGTGGCCGAGGCAAAAGGGCAAGTCTACTTTCTGCCTGAACCAACGATTCGCTATATTCGTCACGGTGGTAATGCGTCGCCAACCGGGGAAGGTTCGCTCAGTTGGTTTAATAAACTCAAAAATCGCCTGGGACTTGTCACGGCCTTAGGCAGGCGGTTACTGGCCTAATTTGTTTTTATCCTGATTCATGGTTTCTGTAATTATTCCTACCTACAACGCCGCCCGTCATCTTCCCGCTTTGCTTGATCGCCTGGCCGATCAGACCATTCCTTACGAACTGATTATCATTGATTCGTCATCAAAGGACGAAACGCCCCAAATTCTGAAAGAGCGGGGTATTGCCTTTCATACCATTTCGTCGGCAAGTTTCAATCACGGCGGAACCCGGAATATGGGCATTCGGATGGCTCGGTATGATCAGATAATCTTTTTAACTCAGGATGCACTGCCCACGGCGGCTAATACGCTGGAACTGCTCGTCAAAGCCCTCAACAGCCGCCCAGATGTAGCGCTTGCCTATGGGCGCCAGTTACCTTATCCGGATACACACGTTTTTGGAGCCTTTGCGCGTCTGATAAATTACCCAGACCAAAGTAGGATCAAAACAAGAGTTGATATTCCTGAGTTAGGTATTCGAACCTGCTCCTGCTCCAATTCGTTTGCCGCCTATAAGAAGGAAGACATACTGGCTTTGGGCGGGTTTCCGGATGATTCTATTTTTGGTGAAGATGTGTCGGTTTCTTCCCAGTTCATCCTGAACGGAAAGGCCATCGCATACTGCGCAGAAGCACAGGTATACCATTCGCACGACTATACAATTGGCGAGG of Tellurirhabdus bombi contains these proteins:
- a CDS encoding glycosyltransferase family 2 protein encodes the protein MTPKISIITVTYNARATLEATLKSVFDQPFTDYEYILIDGKSTDGTLELIQQYADRFSYWVSEPDKGIYEAMNKGIDHARGEWLYFLGADDQLLPGVLAEVAPALAESPDVLYGDVKFTDHSYYHSKFSWKTALNNTVHHQGTFYKQTLFRQFRYDTALKIMSDYELNLMIYRNPQFVRKRFEQAVALCAPNGASADPTLSLKELNQLRSRHFPVGIRHLLAGLTTVKYFLHYDLLRKIQR
- a CDS encoding GNAT family N-acetyltransferase — encoded protein: MIFEVIQAGNLHLVRDFMDRLGEDGQRSFRYFQKRPVEVVLTHLLCAVGTREGQPVAYGHLDKEGETTWLGIAVAADARGQRLGQQMITYLLEEARRLEQKTIFLTVDRDNQAAIALYEKIGFVQIGQAESYFKYQFTLV
- a CDS encoding MATE family efflux transporter — protein: MSLSKNIVVSFLYKGINIATQFLLVRITLSYISTTEYGVWLTLSSFLTWFAIFDFGFTNGLRNKVTLAYADGKLEKAQPYISTSYAFLFLVISVMLLLFGISTVFVNWQQLFNAPNELAATLPLILIIAFALFCLRLLLNLISAILLAVHQAGQVELINTAIQVATLVGLMLWANTSDVALFEVAVVYSLMPVVVLFLASLIFFGNAYKAIRPTISSIQWSLFGELGVVGGKFFGLQLVSLVLFSSQNFIISHLFNPAEVTPFNLVYRYFSVIPIVFNVLLVPHWSAITEAYYKHNFEWLQQTLKRLLFFWSLFALLSLSMFLIAPWVYDLWLGPGHVPIPSVLTIVLSISTIVTAWGNLFSLLLNAMGAITISLITAFVIVFISVPLASYLSTFPQLGVSGVPLGFTICLLPGAILQPYQCYKLLARRAAGIWTK
- a CDS encoding DegT/DnrJ/EryC1/StrS family aminotransferase; translated protein: MAIRNIPVYQPSLTGNEKKYVIDCLDSTWISSKGKYINEFEHKFANYLGAHNAVTVSNGTVALHLAMVALGIGPEDEVIVPTLTYIASVNAIVYEGATPVFVDSEADSWQMDPEDVIRKITPKTKAILCVHLYGHPCDMDRLTAIANEHGLFLIEDCAEAIGTQYKGRLVGSFGDIATFSFYGNKTITTGEGGMVVTNNETLHDRCLHFRGQGLAKYRQYWHDVIGYNYRMTNICAAIGLAQLEQLDHFLSQKQQIAAWYAEGLEGTSYETHRAIGDVVHSYWMCSILVKRSEDRDGLRDHLQEHGIETRPLFYPVHTMPMYSHKYARHKTAEDLGWRGMNVPSYPGLSREEVQYITDTIKSYPIQ
- a CDS encoding class I SAM-dependent methyltransferase; its protein translation is MSFFDNLRDRLRYYKNMARFRNLNTQEVFTLIYKENYWGGENGEFNSGPGTTNPNVHQYINVLTDFLRQNKVQSLLDIGCGDFRVMREVVNQVSIDYTGGDVVQELVDHHNQHYANDHTRFRHLNAITDTLPPAEAVSIRQVLQHLTNEQVLTILKKLKPYRYVIITEHVTVGEKAIPNLDKQQGPNVRLYKNSGLYIEQPPFNLEVSRVLLEYREDMDVFGTMIPAVIRTSLIENK
- a CDS encoding glycosyltransferase family 4 protein; translated protein: MTVLFDHQTFSLQEYGGISRYICELMTGIEQFEQQQAQLSLRWSNNVHLTTSGFPVKPFFQATNVYKKRSLLYQLNKKFCQFDIPRQAFDVFHATYYDPYFLPLLGSRPSVVTMHDLIHERFGSRFNHLANDQIVVKWRQQLISRVSRFIAVSESTRNDLMEYLNIPAERIQVIHHGAPQIGQFAIKPRPVVGPQAKDYLLFVGNRFSYKNFKPFLQAVAPLLSRHCLHLICAGGGAFSREEIRMLADLRLTERVSQVPINDLVLSSLYRYARAFVFPSLYEGFGLPILEAFGCECPCAVSETSSLPEVAGSAAVYFNPEDQESMTHSVERLVLDDSLRNELVAKGNQQLLRFSWKETAQKTTDLYRSLS